The following are encoded in a window of Mannheimia varigena genomic DNA:
- the metC gene encoding cystathionine beta-lyase: MSNHKNLATKLVHTGRKKLYTQGAVNPVIQRASSLVFETLEEKKYATQNRYKGALFYGRRGTLTHFSLQEAMCELEGGTGCYLYPCGAAAVTNSILAFVEQGDHVLMTGAAYEPTQDFCNVVLKRMGVSTTYYDPMVGEGLKDVVQSNTKILFLESPSSLTMEVPDIPALVKAAREVNPEIVIMIDNTWSAGVLFPALEYGIDISIQAGTKYLVGHSDVMIGTAVSNTRCWDRLREGSYLMGQMIDADSAYTTARGLRTLGIRLSQHEASSIAIANWLAQRPEVKAVYHPALESCPGNEFFKRDFTGSSGLFSFELCEKLSQEKLANFLEHFELFSMAYSWGGFESLILANQPEEIARIRPAIERKLTGTLIRIHVGLEAVEDLIADLEQGFERIK; encoded by the coding sequence ATGTCTAACCATAAAAATCTTGCTACCAAACTTGTTCATACAGGGCGTAAAAAACTCTATACACAAGGAGCGGTAAATCCTGTTATTCAGCGTGCTTCATCCTTAGTTTTTGAGACATTAGAAGAAAAAAAATACGCTACCCAAAACCGCTATAAAGGAGCTTTATTTTATGGACGACGTGGCACGCTCACTCATTTTTCACTACAAGAAGCAATGTGTGAATTAGAAGGTGGAACAGGTTGCTACCTCTACCCTTGCGGAGCAGCAGCAGTGACAAATTCCATCTTAGCTTTTGTGGAACAAGGAGATCATGTTTTAATGACAGGGGCGGCTTATGAGCCGACACAAGATTTCTGTAACGTGGTACTCAAACGTATGGGCGTTTCAACAACTTATTATGATCCAATGGTCGGAGAAGGCTTAAAAGACGTTGTTCAATCTAATACTAAAATACTTTTTTTAGAATCGCCAAGTTCGCTTACAATGGAAGTACCTGATATTCCTGCTTTAGTCAAAGCGGCTCGAGAAGTGAACCCTGAAATAGTAATTATGATCGACAATACTTGGTCTGCAGGCGTACTATTTCCTGCCTTAGAATATGGCATTGATATTTCGATTCAAGCTGGCACAAAATACTTAGTCGGACACTCTGACGTAATGATTGGTACAGCTGTGTCTAACACCCGTTGTTGGGATAGATTGCGTGAAGGTTCTTACTTAATGGGACAAATGATTGATGCCGATTCTGCCTATACCACCGCTCGTGGCTTACGCACTTTAGGTATTCGCTTGAGCCAACACGAAGCAAGCAGTATTGCAATCGCAAATTGGTTAGCTCAACGCCCTGAAGTAAAAGCAGTTTATCACCCTGCTCTTGAAAGTTGCCCAGGTAATGAATTTTTCAAACGCGATTTTACTGGATCAAGCGGTCTATTTTCGTTTGAGCTTTGCGAAAAACTCTCGCAAGAAAAATTAGCTAATTTCTTAGAACATTTTGAGCTATTTTCAATGGCATACTCTTGGGGAGGATTTGAATCCCTTATTCTTGCTAACCAACCCGAGGAAATCGCTCGAATTCGCCCAGCCATTGAGCGTAAACTAACTGGCACATTAATTCGTATTCATGTTGGTTTAGAAGCAGTTGAGGATTTAATTGCTGATTTAGAACAAGGCTTTGAGCGGATAAAGTAA
- the dsbB gene encoding disulfide bond formation protein DsbB, protein MLHYFKNLSLSRSAWFFLVLSCIVLEGVALYFQHGMGLVPCVMCIYERVALFGILFASILGFIGNRYSVLRWLAILIWLGSAFKGLTLALKHHDYQVNPSPWNQCEFKVDFPQTLPLDKWLPEVFSPGAVNCSQSQWEMFGFSMAQWLIFTFAVYLIFAVIVLISQFKRSRQKNSFIFR, encoded by the coding sequence ATGCTCCATTATTTTAAAAATCTATCACTCTCTCGTAGTGCGTGGTTTTTTCTGGTATTAAGCTGTATTGTGCTAGAAGGTGTCGCTCTATACTTTCAACACGGAATGGGCTTAGTACCCTGCGTAATGTGTATTTATGAACGTGTTGCTTTATTTGGTATTTTATTTGCAAGTATTTTAGGTTTTATTGGCAACCGCTACAGTGTTCTTCGCTGGTTGGCAATTTTAATTTGGCTGGGGAGTGCCTTTAAAGGCTTAACATTGGCACTTAAACATCACGATTATCAAGTTAATCCTTCGCCTTGGAATCAATGCGAGTTTAAAGTTGATTTCCCGCAAACATTACCGCTTGATAAATGGCTACCGGAAGTGTTTTCACCTGGTGCAGTAAATTGTAGCCAAAGCCAATGGGAAATGTTTGGTTTTTCAATGGCACAATGGTTAATTTTCACCTTTGCAGTTTATCTAATTTTTGCTGTGATTGTTTTAATCAGCCAATTTAAACGTAGCCGACAAAAAAACAGTTTTATTTTCCGTTAA
- the hemN gene encoding oxygen-independent coproporphyrinogen III oxidase, which yields MSEIIWDLALIQKYNHSGPRYTSYPTALEFNENYTNDDFIAAAARYPERPLSLYVHIPFCHKLCYFCGCNKVITRHRHKVEIYLDYLEREIKSRAPLFKNRLVTQIHWGGGTPTYLDEDQSARLMQMLRSHFDVSEEAEISIEMDPREIELDMLDHLRAIGFNRISMGIQDFDKEVQKLVNREQDEEFIFALMKRAKELGFVSTNVDLIYGLPKQNVESFMYTLERVVELNPDRMSVFNYAHLPSRFAAQVKIKEDMLPAPETKLTILQKSIEFLGENGYKFIGMDHFAKPDDELAVAQEKGILHRNFQGYTTQEECDLLGMGVSAISLLGDTYAQNQKDLQKYYADVEERGIALHKGIALTQDDCIRRDVIKALICNFKLDFATIEQQYGIDFNSYFAEDLTFLKPLAEDGLLTINENGIVVSPRGRLLIRNICLCFDVYSRQLARRQQFSRII from the coding sequence ATGTCAGAAATTATTTGGGATCTTGCCCTGATTCAAAAATATAACCATTCGGGCCCTCGTTACACCTCTTACCCAACGGCGTTGGAGTTTAACGAAAACTACACCAATGACGATTTTATTGCGGCGGCTGCTCGTTATCCTGAGCGTCCGCTTTCGCTTTATGTGCATATTCCGTTTTGCCATAAACTTTGCTATTTCTGCGGCTGCAACAAGGTGATTACTCGCCATCGCCATAAAGTTGAAATCTATTTAGATTATTTAGAACGTGAAATTAAAAGTCGAGCACCGTTGTTTAAAAATCGTTTGGTGACGCAAATTCACTGGGGCGGCGGTACACCAACGTATTTAGACGAAGATCAATCTGCTCGTTTAATGCAAATGCTACGCAGCCATTTTGATGTGAGCGAAGAGGCTGAAATCAGTATTGAGATGGATCCTCGTGAAATTGAGCTGGATATGCTTGATCACCTGCGTGCGATTGGCTTTAACCGCATCAGTATGGGTATTCAAGACTTCGACAAAGAGGTGCAAAAGCTAGTAAACCGTGAGCAAGACGAAGAATTTATTTTTGCCTTGATGAAGCGAGCGAAAGAGCTAGGTTTTGTCTCTACTAACGTGGATTTAATTTATGGCTTGCCGAAGCAAAATGTGGAGAGTTTTATGTACACCCTTGAGCGTGTGGTGGAACTCAACCCGGATCGTATGAGCGTATTTAACTACGCCCATTTGCCAAGCCGATTTGCCGCTCAGGTGAAGATCAAAGAAGATATGTTACCGGCTCCGGAAACCAAACTCACTATCTTACAAAAATCTATCGAATTTTTAGGTGAAAACGGCTATAAATTTATCGGAATGGATCACTTCGCCAAACCGGATGATGAACTAGCCGTCGCCCAAGAAAAAGGCATTTTGCACCGCAATTTCCAAGGTTACACTACCCAAGAAGAGTGTGATTTATTGGGAATGGGGGTGTCGGCAATCAGCCTGTTGGGCGACACTTACGCTCAAAACCAAAAAGATCTGCAAAAATATTATGCAGACGTGGAAGAACGTGGCATTGCCTTGCACAAAGGTATTGCACTGACGCAAGATGACTGCATTCGCCGTGATGTAATCAAAGCCTTAATTTGTAACTTCAAATTGGATTTTGCTACCATCGAGCAGCAATATGGCATTGATTTCAACAGCTACTTTGCGGAAGATTTAACTTTCCTCAAACCGTTGGCAGAAGACGGTTTATTAACGATTAACGAAAACGGCATTGTGGTTTCGCCACGAGGACGTTTGTTAATTCGTAACATTTGCTTATGTTTTGATGTGTATTCAAGACAGTTAGCGAGAAGACAGCAGTTTTCCCGTATTATTTAA
- a CDS encoding DUF2489 domain-containing protein, with protein sequence MLKIFLIVLAVLILVSLAGYAGYLMLKLRQQKKREQALIEEAKEAQKARYLRILDSLDVIARAMISEQCDLSEGVLRLKPLLDVLGKKLSHYTAMWELYQVVENMPILEERKQLKRNERMKLDLEREAKEVELSEQIKLECQQLLQDIEEIKKAI encoded by the coding sequence ATGCTAAAAATATTCCTTATCGTGCTAGCGGTCTTAATTTTGGTCTCTTTAGCCGGTTACGCCGGCTATTTGATGTTGAAATTACGTCAGCAAAAAAAGCGTGAACAAGCGTTAATTGAGGAAGCAAAAGAGGCTCAAAAAGCACGTTATTTACGCATTTTAGACAGTCTTGATGTGATTGCTCGGGCGATGATTTCAGAGCAGTGCGATTTATCGGAAGGCGTGTTGCGTTTAAAACCGTTGTTAGATGTTCTCGGCAAAAAATTAAGCCACTACACGGCAATGTGGGAGCTGTATCAGGTGGTGGAAAATATGCCGATTTTAGAGGAACGCAAACAGCTAAAACGCAATGAGCGGATGAAACTTGATTTAGAGCGTGAAGCGAAAGAAGTCGAATTGAGCGAGCAAATTAAGTTGGAGTGTCAGCAACTATTACAAGATATTGAAGAGATCAAAAAGGCTATCTAA
- the lptD gene encoding LPS assembly protein LptD: protein MKQRYSLLSLAVMAACYSNYAAADLKQQCLLGVPQFQGEVVEGDQLRMPVTIESDSAVINQPRDATYTGDVSIKQGNRSIVADQVRVEQDGENARMAYLQGNFNYQDNLIQATGSDATINLLSKDASLSNANYQLVGRQGRGTAEQGEFGNSKRTLKNASFTSCLPDDNSWSIEANEMIQHVDEEYAEMWHARFKVLGMPVFYSPYLQFPIGDRRRTGLLIPSFERSSKNGWTYSQPFYWNIAPNMDATITPTYYSRRGWQISPEFRYLTKIGQGLVATEYMAKDRLTDYQPENDDRKRYLLHWRHAVSFLTDWRFYVDYTKVSDRRYFSDFDSAYGSSTDGYATQNFKLGYYQPNYNISISGKKFQTFDELDIGPYRVLPQIDFNYYKNDLIKGGDFKFFAQAARFENDSKLMPKAWRFHAEPTLNFPLANRYGSLNLETKLYATHYQQTKGSESTEEIKKSVSRVLPQIKLDFKTVLESDKQLFSGFNQTIEPRLQYIYRPYKNQSDIGSKRQKSVSLGYDSALLQNDYFSLFNDRRYSGLDRISSANLITAGGTTRFFNNETGEEVFNFSLGQTYYLSPSKIDDTSDNSTAKRSSSWAAESNWKFHKKWNWHGSYQYDTRLNQTSLANMSLQYKPQLDKLVQLNYRYASKDYINQNLNTNKYGQSIKQIGAVLGWELTDKVSIMTSYYHDIALKKPVEGQLSLNYNTCCWAANVYVARRLVSTPVGSPDTINDFYYDNKFGINFELRFGTSYSNGVSRMLKRGILPYTEPYGIN, encoded by the coding sequence ATGAAACAGCGTTATAGCTTACTCTCTCTTGCAGTGATGGCTGCCTGCTATAGCAATTATGCAGCGGCTGATTTAAAACAGCAGTGCTTGCTCGGCGTGCCTCAATTCCAAGGTGAAGTGGTAGAAGGCGATCAGCTGAGAATGCCGGTGACTATTGAGTCGGACAGTGCGGTAATCAATCAGCCTCGAGATGCAACTTACACCGGTGATGTGAGCATTAAGCAAGGCAATCGTTCGATTGTGGCGGATCAGGTTAGAGTAGAGCAAGATGGCGAAAATGCCCGAATGGCGTATTTGCAGGGCAATTTTAACTACCAAGACAACTTAATTCAGGCGACCGGTTCTGATGCGACCATTAATCTGCTTTCAAAAGATGCCAGCCTCAGCAATGCCAATTATCAATTAGTCGGCAGACAAGGGCGGGGCACGGCAGAGCAGGGCGAGTTTGGAAATAGCAAACGCACGCTGAAAAATGCCAGTTTTACTTCGTGCTTGCCAGACGATAATTCTTGGTCGATTGAAGCCAACGAGATGATCCAGCACGTGGACGAAGAGTATGCGGAAATGTGGCACGCTCGCTTTAAAGTGTTGGGAATGCCGGTATTTTATTCGCCGTATTTACAATTCCCGATTGGCGATCGCCGCCGTACCGGTTTGCTCATTCCAAGTTTTGAGCGTTCCAGCAAAAACGGTTGGACGTATTCGCAGCCGTTTTATTGGAATATCGCCCCGAATATGGATGCAACCATTACGCCAACCTACTATTCACGTCGTGGTTGGCAGATTAGTCCTGAGTTTCGTTATTTGACTAAAATCGGGCAAGGTTTGGTGGCAACTGAGTATATGGCGAAAGACCGTTTAACCGACTATCAGCCAGAAAATGATGATCGTAAACGTTATTTGCTTCACTGGCGTCATGCCGTGAGTTTCTTAACCGACTGGCGTTTTTATGTGGATTACACCAAAGTGAGCGACAGACGTTACTTCTCCGATTTTGATTCGGCATATGGTTCGAGCACGGACGGTTACGCTACACAAAACTTTAAATTAGGTTACTATCAACCAAATTACAATATTTCGATTTCAGGTAAAAAATTCCAAACCTTCGATGAATTGGATATCGGACCTTATCGTGTACTCCCACAAATTGACTTTAATTACTACAAAAACGATTTAATTAAAGGTGGCGATTTCAAATTCTTCGCTCAAGCCGCTCGTTTTGAAAATGACAGTAAACTAATGCCAAAAGCGTGGCGTTTCCACGCTGAGCCAACGTTAAACTTCCCACTGGCAAATCGCTACGGTAGTTTAAATTTGGAAACGAAGTTGTATGCAACTCATTATCAACAAACTAAGGGTAGTGAAAGCACAGAAGAGATCAAGAAAAGTGTAAGTCGAGTATTACCTCAAATTAAGTTAGATTTCAAAACGGTTTTAGAATCGGATAAACAACTATTCTCTGGTTTTAATCAAACGATTGAGCCAAGATTGCAATATATTTATCGTCCATACAAAAACCAAAGTGATATTGGTTCTAAACGCCAGAAAAGTGTAAGTTTGGGCTATGATTCGGCCTTATTACAAAATGACTATTTCTCACTATTTAATGACCGTCGTTATAGTGGTTTAGACCGAATTTCTTCGGCAAATTTAATCACAGCCGGTGGAACAACCCGCTTCTTTAATAATGAAACGGGTGAAGAGGTATTCAACTTTAGTTTAGGTCAAACCTATTATTTAAGCCCATCAAAAATTGATGATACATCGGATAATAGCACTGCTAAACGTTCTTCTTCGTGGGCGGCAGAATCTAACTGGAAATTCCACAAAAAATGGAATTGGCACGGTAGCTATCAATATGACACTCGCTTAAATCAAACTTCTTTAGCGAATATGTCATTGCAGTATAAACCACAATTAGATAAATTGGTTCAGTTAAACTACCGTTACGCAAGTAAAGACTATATTAATCAGAACTTGAACACAAACAAGTATGGACAGTCAATTAAGCAGATTGGTGCAGTATTAGGCTGGGAATTAACAGATAAAGTATCGATAATGACGAGTTATTATCATGATATTGCTTTGAAGAAACCGGTTGAAGGGCAGCTTTCTCTGAATTACAACACTTGTTGTTGGGCTGCAAATGTCTATGTGGCACGCCGTTTAGTTTCTACGCCAGTTGGTTCGCCTGATACGATTAATGATTTCTACTACGATAATAAATTCGGGATTAACTTTGAGCTACGCTTTGGTACAAGTTATAGCAACGGCGTATCGAGAATGTTAAAACGAGGAATACTTCCTTATACCGAACCCTATGGTATCAATTAG
- the yihI gene encoding Der GTPase-activating protein YihI, protein MSRTKKTRRITDIMPARKTDKSKQPTPKLGGGKNRKLTRYELDAQAREEKRKRKHKGLPTGSRNADPAEQKKAVEKEVKDPRIGSRKKVPLMVEFVNQPEKGRTIKPVPVELVKPTLSPEQELEQLENNECLNQLLDDLEAGKTLSAEDQKFMNECLDRIDELMTELGIEFEDDDADAGDALLRQFETMDINKFR, encoded by the coding sequence ATGAGTCGTACGAAAAAAACACGCCGCATTACTGATATTATGCCGGCAAGAAAAACAGATAAGTCAAAGCAACCAACCCCTAAATTAGGTGGTGGTAAAAATCGTAAATTAACTCGTTATGAGTTAGATGCTCAAGCTCGTGAGGAAAAGCGTAAACGCAAACATAAAGGTTTACCGACCGGTTCTCGTAATGCTGATCCGGCAGAGCAGAAAAAAGCGGTTGAGAAAGAAGTAAAAGATCCACGCATCGGTAGCCGTAAAAAAGTGCCGTTGATGGTGGAGTTTGTGAATCAACCGGAGAAAGGCCGCACAATTAAGCCTGTTCCGGTTGAGCTGGTTAAACCAACGCTTTCACCAGAGCAAGAGTTAGAGCAGTTGGAAAATAACGAATGTTTGAACCAGTTGCTTGATGATTTGGAAGCCGGCAAAACGCTTTCAGCGGAAGATCAGAAATTTATGAATGAATGCCTAGACCGCATTGATGAGTTAATGACGGAGCTTGGTATTGAATTTGAAGACGACGATGCAGACGCCGGCGATGCGTTATTGCGTCAGTTTGAAACTATGGACATTAACAAATTCCGTTAA
- a CDS encoding PhoH family protein produces MNEIIFSLEPQDNARLQSLCGAFDEHLALIEKSFNLVISRQGFNFTIQSADENHYSASLIQNSVKLIKQLYNETAPIKGKIKELDLEDVHLAIQESRMLLQNQWQAGTQGDIAIKTKRGVIKPRGEHQQAYLRNILSHDISFGVGPAGTGKTFLAVAAAVESLERQEIRRILLTRPAVEAGEKLGFLPGDLGQKIEPYLRPLYDALFEMLGFEKAQKLMERGVIEIAPLAYMRGRTLNDAFIILDESQNTTTEQMKMFLTRIGFNSKAVITGDVTQVDLPRHQKSGLKHAMEVLKDVPELSFNFFDSKDIVRHPVVAKIVQAYDAWEAIDEERREQKKLEKLALEQEKILAQAELL; encoded by the coding sequence TTGAACGAAATTATTTTTAGTTTAGAACCTCAGGACAACGCACGTCTGCAATCGCTTTGCGGTGCGTTTGACGAGCATTTAGCTCTTATCGAAAAAAGTTTCAACTTAGTTATTTCCCGTCAAGGGTTTAACTTTACCATTCAATCCGCAGACGAAAACCATTACTCTGCCAGTCTTATTCAAAATAGTGTAAAGCTAATCAAGCAGCTCTATAACGAAACTGCACCGATTAAAGGCAAAATCAAAGAGTTAGATTTAGAAGATGTACATCTAGCTATTCAAGAAAGCCGAATGTTATTGCAAAATCAGTGGCAAGCTGGCACACAAGGCGATATTGCAATCAAAACTAAACGAGGTGTAATTAAGCCTCGAGGAGAGCATCAACAAGCTTACCTTCGCAATATTTTAAGCCACGATATCAGTTTTGGTGTTGGACCGGCAGGTACAGGAAAAACCTTTTTAGCGGTAGCAGCTGCGGTGGAATCACTTGAGCGACAAGAGATCCGCAGAATTTTGCTAACCCGCCCGGCGGTTGAGGCAGGGGAGAAGCTTGGCTTTTTACCTGGTGATTTAGGACAGAAAATTGAACCTTATTTACGTCCATTATATGACGCTCTTTTTGAAATGCTTGGTTTTGAAAAGGCCCAAAAATTGATGGAGCGTGGTGTAATTGAAATTGCTCCACTTGCCTACATGCGTGGGCGAACATTAAATGATGCGTTTATCATTTTAGATGAAAGCCAAAACACCACAACAGAACAGATGAAAATGTTCTTAACCCGCATTGGTTTTAACTCTAAAGCCGTGATTACGGGTGATGTTACCCAAGTGGATTTGCCACGCCACCAAAAATCGGGCTTAAAGCACGCAATGGAAGTGCTAAAAGATGTACCTGAACTTAGCTTCAACTTTTTCGACAGTAAAGATATTGTCCGCCACCCCGTGGTAGCCAAAATTGTTCAAGCCTATGATGCTTGGGAGGCGATTGATGAAGAAAGACGAGAGCAGAAAAAACTGGAAAAACTCGCCTTAGAGCAAGAAAAAATTCTAGCTCAGGCTGAATTGTTATGA
- a CDS encoding YacL family protein, producing the protein MEYQFTHSIHGVVAKCSMDHEAFARWLNTEITGNPKELEAIFAEIEKCRAAFPNHYECVFEGREYSIYFDYDEVMAKANNLDAAFDEEEMEEGFQFYNEESIAFCGLDDFEKFLKAYQHFMQTYH; encoded by the coding sequence ATGGAATATCAATTTACGCATAGTATTCACGGTGTTGTGGCCAAATGTTCAATGGATCACGAGGCATTTGCCCGTTGGTTGAATACTGAAATTACAGGTAATCCAAAAGAGTTGGAAGCCATTTTTGCTGAAATTGAAAAGTGCAGAGCGGCTTTTCCAAATCATTACGAATGCGTATTTGAAGGGCGTGAATACAGTATTTATTTTGATTATGATGAAGTAATGGCAAAAGCAAATAACCTAGATGCTGCCTTCGATGAAGAAGAAATGGAAGAAGGTTTTCAATTTTATAATGAAGAGAGCATCGCATTTTGTGGTTTAGATGATTTTGAAAAATTCCTCAAAGCCTATCAGCATTTTATGCAAACTTACCATTAA
- the nhaB gene encoding sodium/proton antiporter NhaB, with the protein MSNIDALFKSFLGKSPEWYKLCILAFLIINPLVYFFISPFVAGWFLVAEFIFTLAMALKCYPLQPGGLLAIEAVVIGMTSPHHIKHEIIANFDVILLLMFMVAGIYFMKQLLLYIFTKLLVAIHSKKILSLAFCLSAAFLSAFLDALTVIAVIISVGTGFYGVYHKVASGNSFEDSTDITNDDKILTRKEILEQFRGFLRSLLMHAGIGSALGGVMTMVGEPQNLIIASQAEWGFIEFLLRVLPVSLPVLICGIATCFIVEKYKLFGYGDRLPRRVWVVLARYNQLKEQKMTKQDKLKMIVQAIAGIWLVIGLALHLADVGIIGLTIIIICTAFCGITDEHALGKAFQESMPFTALLIVFFSIVAVIIDLKLFEPIISFVLSAEPHSQLSLFYIFNGLLSMISDNVFVGTVYINEAKTALTSGIVERSQFDLLAVAINTGTNLPSVATPNGQAAFLFLLTSSFAPLIKLSYGRMVYMALPYTIVLSIVGFFALEFLLPPMTELMLNWGWIVTR; encoded by the coding sequence ATGAGTAATATTGATGCTCTTTTTAAAAGTTTCTTAGGGAAAAGCCCTGAATGGTACAAACTCTGTATTTTGGCATTTTTAATTATTAATCCTCTTGTTTACTTCTTTATTAGTCCTTTCGTAGCAGGTTGGTTTCTAGTTGCCGAATTTATTTTTACCTTGGCAATGGCGTTGAAATGTTATCCTTTGCAGCCGGGGGGCTTGCTTGCCATCGAGGCTGTGGTTATCGGAATGACTAGCCCCCATCATATTAAACACGAAATTATTGCAAATTTTGATGTTATTTTACTTCTGATGTTTATGGTGGCTGGGATCTATTTTATGAAGCAACTCCTGCTTTATATTTTTACCAAACTTCTCGTTGCTATCCATTCTAAAAAAATTCTTTCCCTTGCTTTCTGCCTAAGTGCTGCATTCTTATCTGCTTTCCTTGATGCATTAACAGTTATTGCAGTTATTATTAGTGTAGGAACAGGATTTTACGGGGTATACCACAAAGTTGCATCAGGGAATAGTTTTGAAGATTCAACTGATATCACCAATGATGATAAAATTCTCACTCGTAAAGAAATTTTAGAACAATTTCGTGGTTTTTTAAGAAGTTTATTAATGCACGCTGGGATTGGTTCTGCTCTTGGTGGTGTAATGACAATGGTAGGTGAGCCGCAAAACTTAATTATTGCCTCACAAGCTGAATGGGGATTTATTGAATTCTTATTACGCGTTTTACCTGTTAGCTTGCCTGTGTTAATTTGCGGTATTGCAACTTGTTTTATTGTTGAAAAGTACAAATTATTCGGTTATGGCGATAGACTGCCTCGCCGTGTATGGGTTGTGCTTGCTCGTTATAATCAACTAAAAGAGCAAAAAATGACTAAACAAGATAAGTTAAAAATGATCGTACAAGCCATTGCAGGTATTTGGTTAGTTATTGGTTTGGCATTACATCTGGCTGATGTAGGTATTATCGGTTTAACCATCATTATCATCTGTACTGCATTCTGTGGTATTACCGATGAACATGCCTTAGGTAAAGCATTCCAAGAATCTATGCCATTTACTGCATTACTCATTGTATTTTTCTCTATCGTGGCCGTCATTATTGATTTGAAATTATTCGAACCGATTATTTCATTTGTATTATCTGCTGAACCACATTCTCAACTTTCATTGTTCTATATCTTCAACGGTTTATTATCAATGATTTCCGATAATGTATTTGTAGGTACAGTTTATATTAATGAAGCCAAAACAGCATTGACGTCAGGAATTGTAGAACGATCTCAATTTGATCTACTCGCAGTTGCTATCAACACAGGAACAAACTTGCCTTCTGTTGCAACACCGAACGGGCAAGCTGCTTTCTTGTTCCTATTAACATCTTCATTCGCTCCGTTAATCAAGCTCTCTTACGGTAGAATGGTTTATATGGCATTACCTTACACTATTGTACTCTCTATTGTTGGTTTCTTCGCATTAGAATTTTTACTGCCACCAATGACTGAATTGATGCTAAATTGGGGCTGGATTGTTACACGCTAA
- the fadR gene encoding fatty acid metabolism transcriptional regulator FadR encodes MENNGILKAQSPAALAEEYIVKSIWNNYFPAGSDLPAERELAERIGVTRTTLREVLQRLAREGWLSIQHGKPTRVNDIWETAGPNIISTIIKLDKNYLSVVISNVVSLRTRMAEAYIPEAVRLAPEESAKLFDELDNLENTATAYAEFDYKLFRKFTFLANKPVYALILNSFKSMYHQVAKIFFNDLNNRQLTLNFYHTLLAACIAKDSEKATACMEKHRQSSGEIWKKLSANIPESFGEL; translated from the coding sequence ATGGAAAACAACGGCATTTTAAAAGCACAAAGCCCAGCAGCATTAGCGGAAGAATATATAGTAAAAAGCATTTGGAATAATTACTTCCCTGCGGGATCTGATCTTCCCGCTGAACGCGAACTGGCTGAGCGTATTGGTGTTACTAGAACAACATTAAGGGAAGTGCTACAACGTTTAGCTCGTGAAGGCTGGTTAAGCATTCAGCACGGCAAGCCTACTAGGGTAAATGATATTTGGGAAACAGCAGGACCGAATATCATCAGCACCATTATTAAACTGGATAAAAACTATTTGTCCGTTGTGATTTCAAACGTAGTTTCACTCAGAACTCGTATGGCAGAGGCTTATATTCCTGAGGCCGTCAGACTTGCTCCTGAAGAAAGTGCTAAACTTTTTGACGAATTAGATAATTTAGAAAATACTGCAACAGCTTATGCAGAATTTGATTATAAATTGTTCAGAAAGTTTACCTTTTTAGCAAATAAACCTGTTTATGCCTTGATTTTGAACAGCTTCAAATCTATGTATCATCAAGTGGCAAAAATATTTTTTAATGATCTGAATAACCGTCAATTAACCTTAAATTTTTACCACACGCTATTGGCAGCCTGTATTGCAAAAGATAGCGAAAAAGCGACCGCTTGTATGGAGAAGCACCGCCAATCGAGTGGTGAAATTTGGAAGAAATTATCCGCAAATATTCCCGAAAGTTTCGGCGAACTTTAA